A genomic window from Henningerozyma blattae CBS 6284 chromosome 3, complete genome includes:
- the TBLA0C05120 gene encoding TatD family hydrolase — protein MMSVSRYYDIAVNLTDPMFRGIYRGKQRHSNDMQNVLKRCSLVNIKQILVTGSSIVETKEAIDICKTYGSLELPLYYTIGVHPCCVNEFGRNLHEDETLRVTIDSPSNNEDYNSKVYIDAINDTKFSHEKLKELYKLMEARIQLDPKNFRAIGEFGLDYDRLNYSSQEMQRVFFEEQLKLVCILHENSKLQKPIPLFLHMRSACSDFIDILKRFLNGFIDEKDSFQLKSLIKAQENESNKLNFQYKLPPDMKFVVHSFTDTKENLKKLLNLSKNCYIGLNGASLRDETNIESAKELPINRMLIETDAPWCDIRKTHQSYPYLLNSGYKSPFTMVKKEKFDKILDSDEKKELTMIKERNEPCSIVQVAHVLSDLKNIPVEELAESVYKTSCEVYGE, from the coding sequence ATGATGAGTGTATCTCGATATTATGATATCGCGGTTAATTTGACAGACCCTATGTTTAGGGGCATTTATAGAGGTAAACAACGCCATTCTAATGATATGCAAAACGTTTTGAAACGTTGTTCTTTGGTAAACATCAAACAAATCTTGGTCACAGGTAGTTCGATAGTGGAAACGAAGGAGGCTATTGACATTTGTAAAACTTATGGTAGTTTGGAATTGCCATTGTATTATACTATAGGGGTTCATCCATGCTGTGTAAATGAGTTTGGTAGAAATCTGCATGAAGATGAGACATTGAGAGTTACTATCGATTCACCTTCTAATAATGAGGATTATAATTCTAAAGTTTATATAGATGCTATTAATGATACAAAGTTTAGCcatgaaaaattgaaagaattatataaattaatggAAGCACGTATTCAACTTGACCCGAAAAATTTCAGGGCTATAGGTGAGTTTGGGTTGGATTATGACAgattaaattattcttcTCAAGAGATGCAAAGAgtattttttgaagaacAATTAAAACTTGTTTGTATATTACATGAAAATAGTAAACTACAGAAGCCTATACCTTTATTCTTACACATGAGATCTGCATGCAGTGATTTTATAGACATCTTAAAACGATTTTTAAATGGATTCATAGATGAAAAGGATAGTTTCCAATTGAAATCCTTAATTAAGGCTCAAGAAAATGAAtcaaacaaattaaatttcCAATATAAATTACCTCCAGATATGAAGTTTGTTGTTCATTCTTTTACAGATACAAAggaaaatttgaaaaaacttttaaacTTATCTAAGAATTGTTATATTGGTTTAAACGGTGCTTCATTAAGAGACGAAACTAATATCGAATCAGCAAAAGAGCTTCCAATCAATAGAATGTTGATTGAGACAGATGCTCCATGGTGTGATATTCGTAAAACTCACCAATCATACCCCTATCTTTTGAACTCTGGATATAAATCACCATTCACTATGGTCAAGAAGGAAAAATTTGACAAAATATTGGATTCAGAtgagaaaaaagaattaacaATGATAAAGGAGAGAAATGAACCTTGTAGTATAGTTCAAGTAGCTCATGTCCTTTcggatttgaaaaatataccAGTAGAAGAATTGGCTGAATCTGTTTATAAGACATCATGTGAGGTTTATGGAGAATAA
- the TBLA0C05130 gene encoding uncharacterized protein (similar to Saccharomyces cerevisiae YBL055C; ancestral locus Anc_7.373) — MIKALKIKPKYYDIAYNLTDMRFKGIYRGKKHHENDTKHVLYRAINSNVKRLLATGASIYESKEVIEYCKKFELPDYPLYYTIGVHPCCVNEFGRILDEKYSMSTLYTPSDDEPYNLKVYNDTIENPSFAQAKLLELYQLWELQLKNDPKNFRALGEFGLDYDKFNFSNKEMQKLFFQEQLKLVCLFYENHFEFLEKNPIGLFLHMRIASDDFVEIFKKFIDGFNTSNDIFKLKEIIPSTNPGYYKLPSFVKFVAHSFSDDSNALKKLLNVSPKMYIGLNGASLQNESNLLAIRDTLPIERIILETDAPWCEIKKKSDCFKYLVDAPSIPYKSVKYDKLDKITDDSIKNLTMIKDRNEPCNISQVAIIIAKLKNMELNDLIEIVWNSTCAVYGE, encoded by the coding sequence ATGATTAAAgcattgaaaattaaaccaaaatattatgataTCGCTTATAATTTAACTGATATGAGATTTAAAGGTATCTACAGAGGGAAAAAGCATCATGAAAATGATACTAAGCATGTCTTGTATCGTgcaattaattctaatgtAAAACGCTTGTTGGCTACAGGTGCATCGATATACGAATCAAAAGAAGTTATTGAATAttgtaaaaaatttgaattgcCAGATTACCCTTTATATTATACAATTGGTGTCCATCCTTGTTGTGTTAATGAATTTGGTAGGATCcttgatgaaaaatatagtaTGTCTACATTATATACGCCATCCGATGATGAAccttataatttaaaagtttataaTGATACTATAGAAAATCCAAGTTTTGCTCAGGCAAAATTACTTGAGTTATATCAATTATGGGAATTGCAATTAAAGAATGatccaaaaaattttagagCTCTTGGGGAATTTGGTTTAGattatgataaatttaatttttcaaataaagaaatgcaaaaattattttttcaagaacaattgaaattggTTTGCTTATTTTATGAAAATCATTTTGAATTCttagaaaaaaatccaATTGGCTTATTTTTACATATGAGAATTGCAAGTGATGATtttgttgaaatttttaaaaaatttattgatgGATTTAACACTTCGAACGATATATTCAAGTTAAAGGAGATCATTCCGTCAACAAATCCAGGTTATTATAAGTTACCTTCGTTTGTTAAATTTGTAGCTCATTCTTTTAGTGATGATTCAAAtgctttgaaaaaattattaaatgtttCACCAAAGATGTATATTGGTTTAAATGGTGCGTCATTACAAAATGAATCCAATTTACTTGCCATTAGAGATACTTTACCAATTGaaagaataattttagAGACAGATGCACCTTGGtgtgaaattaaaaaaaaatcagaCTGCTTTAAATACTTAGTTGATGCGCCATCTATACCATATAAATCAGTCAAATATGATAAACTTGATAAAATTACTGatgattcaattaaaaacCTTACGATGATTAAAGATAGAAATGAACCATGCAACATCTCTCAAGTTGCCATTATAATTGccaaattgaaaaatatggaACTAAATGATTTGATAGAAATAGTTTGGAATTCAACTTGTGCTGTTTATGGTGAATGA